One Tolypothrix bouteillei VB521301 DNA window includes the following coding sequences:
- the grxD gene encoding Grx4 family monothiol glutaredoxin: MTPELKERLDSLVKQNKILVFMKGTKLMPMCGFSNNVVQILNTLGVPFETINVLDEPDIRQGIKEYSNWPTIPQVYINGQFVGGSDILIELYQKGELQQMVEVALAS; this comes from the coding sequence ATGACTCCAGAACTTAAAGAGCGACTCGATAGTTTAGTAAAGCAAAACAAAATTTTAGTGTTCATGAAAGGCACCAAACTGATGCCCATGTGTGGCTTCTCTAACAATGTTGTTCAAATACTGAATACATTGGGTGTTCCTTTTGAAACAATTAATGTACTTGACGAGCCCGATATTCGCCAAGGTATTAAGGAATACTCTAATTGGCCTACTATCCCTCAAGTTTATATCAATGGTCAGTTTGTAGGTGGTTCGGACATCTTAATTGAACTCTACCAAAAAGGCGAGTTACAGCAAATGGTAGAAGTCGCTTTAGCGTCGTAA
- the tadA gene encoding tRNA adenosine(34) deaminase TadA, whose translation MLIKYLDYLTHQKWMSRALDLAQVAGDADEIPVGAVIIDSSENLIAEGENRKERDKDPTAHAEILAIREASHRLQTWRLNQCTLYVTLEPCAMCAGAIVQARIGLLVYGVDDPKTGAIRTVSNIPDSAVSNHRLRVIGGVLESSCRQQLQAWFANRRRDSN comes from the coding sequence ATGTTAATTAAATATTTAGATTATCTGACACACCAAAAGTGGATGAGCCGTGCTTTAGATTTAGCACAGGTAGCCGGTGATGCAGATGAAATCCCAGTAGGTGCTGTTATTATTGATTCATCAGAAAATTTAATTGCAGAAGGTGAAAACAGAAAGGAGCGTGACAAAGACCCGACAGCTCATGCGGAAATTCTTGCGATTAGGGAAGCATCCCACAGGTTACAAACTTGGCGTCTGAACCAATGTACTCTATACGTGACTTTAGAACCTTGTGCTATGTGTGCCGGTGCAATTGTGCAGGCACGTATAGGTCTTTTAGTGTACGGAGTTGACGATCCAAAAACTGGGGCAATTCGTACTGTTAGTAACATACCCGATAGCGCAGTTTCCAATCACCGATTGCGCGTTATTGGAGGTGTTCTGGAATCTAGCTGTCGTCAACAATTGCAAGCTTGGTTTGCTAATCGGCGACGAGATTCTAACTAA
- a CDS encoding Crp/Fnr family transcriptional regulator, whose protein sequence is MSVSQNSHNPVNRLLGAIPPEEYQRLLPHLKPVFLEYKQILYQPNEPIEHVYFPNNGVISLLTVMENGEAVEVATVGNEGMIGLPVFLEANTIPGQAFSQIPGEALQMRADVFKREVTSASPLFKLLQSYTQALFNLIAQSAACNRLHSIEERFCRWMLMTQDRVGSNEFPLTHEFLGQMLGVRRASVSVVAATIQKAGFISYRRGKMSILDREGLEDITCECYGIVKAEFDRLLGGN, encoded by the coding sequence ATGTCCGTGTCTCAAAACTCTCACAATCCTGTAAATCGGCTGCTCGGTGCCATTCCACCCGAGGAATACCAACGTCTTTTGCCTCACTTAAAACCTGTCTTCCTAGAATACAAACAAATCCTCTACCAACCAAACGAACCCATCGAGCACGTTTATTTCCCCAATAACGGCGTTATTTCCCTGCTGACTGTTATGGAAAATGGTGAAGCAGTGGAAGTGGCTACGGTGGGTAATGAAGGCATGATCGGTTTACCCGTATTCCTAGAAGCCAATACAATTCCCGGTCAGGCGTTTAGTCAGATTCCAGGTGAAGCTCTGCAGATGAGAGCAGATGTTTTCAAACGCGAAGTGACTTCAGCTAGCCCCCTTTTCAAGCTGCTGCAATCCTATACGCAAGCATTGTTTAATCTAATTGCCCAATCGGCTGCTTGCAATCGTTTGCACTCCATTGAAGAACGATTTTGCCGATGGATGCTAATGACTCAAGACCGAGTTGGGTCAAACGAGTTTCCCCTCACCCACGAGTTTTTAGGGCAAATGCTGGGTGTGCGTCGTGCAAGCGTGAGCGTAGTTGCTGCTACGATTCAGAAGGCGGGGTTCATTAGCTACAGGCGTGGCAAAATGAGCATTCTTGACAGAGAAGGTCTAGAAGATATCACTTGCGAGTGTTATGGGATTGTCAAAGCTGAGTTCGATCGCTTGCTGGGAGGCAATTAA
- a CDS encoding BolA family protein: protein MISPQQVEEMIKAELPDAVVQVQDLTGGGDHYQVTVVSSHFAGKGLVQQHQLVYSAVRQAMSTEAIHALALKTYTPDSWQTANG from the coding sequence ATGATTAGTCCGCAGCAAGTTGAGGAAATGATTAAGGCTGAACTGCCAGATGCCGTAGTTCAAGTGCAAGACTTGACTGGAGGCGGTGACCATTATCAAGTCACTGTTGTGTCATCGCACTTTGCAGGTAAGGGATTGGTACAACAACACCAGTTAGTTTACAGTGCAGTACGGCAAGCTATGTCTACTGAAGCTATCCACGCCCTAGCCCTCAAAACCTATACTCCAGATAGTTGGCAAACGGCTAATGGCTGA
- the glpX gene encoding class II fructose-bisphosphatase yields MENTLGLEIIEVVEQAAIASSRWMGKGEKNTADQVAVEAMRERMNKIYMRGRIVIGEGERDEAPMLYIGEEVGICTRSDAKDFCNPDELIEIDIAVDPCEGTNLVAYGQNGSMAVLAISEKGGLFAAPDFYMKKLAAPPQARGHVDINKSATENLKILSECLNRSVDELVVVVMDRPRHKELIQEIRQAGARVRLISDGDVSAAISCAFAGTNIHALMGIGAAPEGVISAAALRCLGGHFQGQLIYDPEVVKTGLIGESREGNIARLKEMNITDPDRVYNADELASGETVLFAACGITPGTLMDGVRFFHGGARTQSLVISSQSRTARFVDTIHLFDEPKTLQLR; encoded by the coding sequence GTGGAAAATACACTTGGGTTAGAAATTATTGAGGTTGTTGAGCAAGCCGCCATTGCCTCTTCCCGTTGGATGGGCAAAGGTGAGAAGAACACTGCTGACCAAGTGGCTGTGGAAGCTATGCGGGAACGGATGAATAAAATTTATATGCGCGGTCGCATCGTAATTGGTGAAGGCGAACGCGATGAAGCTCCCATGCTTTATATTGGGGAAGAAGTTGGTATCTGTACCCGTTCAGATGCCAAAGATTTCTGCAACCCCGATGAATTAATTGAAATTGACATTGCTGTTGACCCCTGCGAAGGCACCAACCTAGTTGCTTACGGTCAAAACGGCTCAATGGCAGTATTGGCAATTTCCGAAAAAGGCGGTCTATTTGCTGCACCAGACTTCTACATGAAGAAATTAGCAGCACCACCTCAAGCTCGCGGTCATGTTGATATTAACAAGTCTGCCACTGAAAACCTCAAAATTTTATCCGAGTGCTTAAACCGTTCCGTAGATGAATTGGTAGTGGTCGTTATGGATCGTCCCCGCCACAAGGAACTTATTCAAGAAATCCGACAAGCAGGGGCTAGAGTCAGGCTAATTAGCGATGGTGACGTTTCTGCTGCCATTTCCTGCGCCTTCGCCGGTACTAACATTCATGCGCTCATGGGTATTGGTGCTGCACCTGAAGGTGTGATTTCCGCAGCTGCTTTACGTTGTTTGGGTGGGCATTTCCAAGGACAACTGATTTACGATCCAGAAGTCGTAAAAACTGGGTTAATTGGAGAGAGCAGAGAAGGTAACATTGCACGACTCAAAGAAATGAACATTACAGACCCAGATCGGGTTTACAACGCTGATGAATTGGCTTCTGGTGAAACCGTACTGTTTGCGGCTTGCGGTATTACCCCAGGAACGCTTATGGATGGTGTTCGCTTCTTCCACGGCGGCGCTAGGACTCAAAGTTTGGTTATTTCCAGCCAGTCCCGCACTGCTCGATTTGTCGATACAATTCATTTGTTTGATGAGCCAAAAACTCTACAGTTGAGATAG
- a CDS encoding lysophospholipid acyltransferase family protein, translating to MIEQQSSFDSSRNVSATMPANPQVAHSTTSRVCPWLSPLMYLLGRHFLMPLFFGRIKITGQENLPKTGPVILAPTHRARWDALLIPYVAGRCVTGRDLRFMVTISECQGLQGWFVRRMGGFPVDPQRPSISTLRHGVDLLRNGETVVIFPEGGIFRDDEVHPLKPGISRLALSAESSDKPGEAALPCDKLGTASAKSERGLGVKIVPIAIQYSQPYPTWGTDVTIHIGCPIEVADYTGNSVKQEAKRLTSDLTKALQKLNHQEAELTQHAFAEIANG from the coding sequence ATGATTGAGCAACAATCTTCCTTCGATTCATCCCGCAACGTATCAGCTACTATGCCAGCAAACCCTCAGGTGGCTCATTCTACTACCTCGCGGGTTTGTCCTTGGCTAAGCCCACTGATGTATTTACTAGGGCGGCATTTTCTCATGCCACTTTTCTTTGGAAGGATAAAAATTACCGGACAAGAAAATCTTCCTAAAACAGGTCCTGTTATCCTTGCTCCTACGCATCGGGCGCGGTGGGATGCTTTACTCATACCTTATGTTGCAGGTCGTTGTGTGACAGGTCGAGATTTACGCTTTATGGTCACTATTAGCGAATGCCAAGGTCTCCAGGGTTGGTTCGTTCGCCGTATGGGCGGTTTTCCTGTCGATCCTCAACGCCCATCGATTTCCACTCTCCGTCATGGAGTAGACCTTCTTCGGAATGGCGAAACTGTGGTGATTTTCCCAGAAGGTGGTATTTTCCGCGATGACGAGGTTCACCCTCTAAAACCAGGTATTTCTCGTTTGGCTTTAAGTGCTGAATCTAGCGATAAGCCGGGGGAGGCGGCGCTGCCATGCGATAAACTGGGTACAGCTAGCGCTAAGAGCGAACGCGGTCTCGGTGTCAAAATTGTACCTATTGCCATTCAATACAGCCAACCTTATCCCACATGGGGTACAGATGTAACTATTCACATTGGCTGTCCAATAGAAGTAGCGGATTATACTGGCAATTCTGTTAAACAAGAAGCAAAACGCCTTACATCTGATTTAACAAAGGCACTTCAAAAATTAAATCATCAAGAAGCAGAACTTACCCAACACGCATTTGCGGAAATTGCTAATGGCTAA
- a CDS encoding PAS domain-containing sensor histidine kinase, translating to MNEEKFFQQLKILYERVSALQNDTSGTSLSAQVWLRVALEELNTAFEELKVAEEELRAQNEALATARQTVEAERQRYRDLFEFAPDGYLVTDARGKIQEANNVAANLLNIAPQFLVGKPLVNFVTREERKNFRIKLYQMCQVNWVQDWEVRLVPREREGTKAPFDASMTVSAIRNEKGELVALRWLLRDITERKQVLERLRLLESVVTNINEAILITEIEPVDEPGPRIVYVNEAFTRISGYHPQEVLGKSPRFMQGPKTDRAVLNTLRTALEKFEPVVVELINYRKDGSEYWIEMSLVPLMDETGCYTHWVSVQRDITLAKRAEEDRAQLLREQIARAEAEAANRTKDEFLAIVSHELRSPLNAILGWSKILRSGNSDSVQTNKALEIIERNAKAQKQIIEDLLDVSSIIRGQVRLQAHPTHLVQAIEAAIDTVHPTADAKKIQVSSYLDPKVGLVWGDPDRLKQIVWNLLSNAIKFTPAGGEVKVWLTTANSQVQIKVSDTGIGISPDFLPYVFDRFRQAEDTTTGAHNGLGLGLAIVRQLVELHGGTIQVESPGLGQGATFTVQLPALANSSDVSYLEQQA from the coding sequence GTGAACGAGGAGAAATTTTTCCAGCAACTAAAGATTTTGTACGAGCGCGTGAGTGCCTTACAGAATGATACTAGTGGTACATCGCTGTCGGCTCAAGTGTGGCTGCGTGTAGCGCTTGAGGAACTTAACACCGCCTTTGAGGAATTAAAGGTGGCTGAGGAGGAGCTGCGAGCGCAAAATGAAGCGTTAGCAACTGCTCGTCAGACAGTAGAAGCAGAGCGGCAGCGCTACCGGGATTTATTCGAGTTTGCTCCTGACGGCTACCTTGTTACTGATGCACGCGGAAAGATCCAGGAAGCCAACAACGTTGCTGCCAATTTGCTTAACATCGCTCCTCAGTTTTTGGTGGGCAAACCACTAGTTAACTTCGTCACCCGTGAAGAGCGGAAAAATTTTCGTATTAAACTATATCAGATGTGCCAGGTGAACTGGGTGCAAGACTGGGAAGTGCGCTTGGTGCCACGCGAGCGAGAGGGTACAAAGGCACCTTTTGACGCTTCTATGACGGTAAGCGCTATCCGCAATGAGAAAGGTGAATTAGTCGCCTTGCGCTGGCTGCTACGCGATATCACCGAACGCAAACAGGTTCTGGAGCGGTTGCGGTTGCTGGAGTCGGTAGTTACAAATATCAATGAAGCTATTCTCATTACAGAAATTGAGCCTGTTGACGAGCCAGGTCCGCGTATTGTGTATGTTAACGAAGCCTTTACTCGCATAAGTGGCTACCATCCTCAAGAAGTGCTTGGTAAATCCCCACGCTTTATGCAAGGTCCAAAGACTGACCGCGCCGTGCTGAATACACTTCGGACAGCTTTAGAGAAATTTGAGCCTGTGGTTGTCGAACTAATTAACTATCGCAAGGACGGCTCGGAATATTGGATAGAGATGAGCCTGGTACCGCTCATGGATGAAACAGGGTGTTACACTCACTGGGTTTCAGTGCAACGCGACATTACTCTAGCCAAACGCGCAGAAGAAGATCGCGCACAGTTGCTTCGCGAGCAAATTGCACGTGCTGAAGCCGAAGCAGCAAACCGTACAAAGGACGAGTTTTTGGCAATTGTTTCCCACGAGTTGCGATCGCCCTTGAATGCTATCCTTGGTTGGTCGAAAATACTGCGTTCTGGTAACTCGGACTCAGTTCAAACTAATAAAGCACTAGAAATTATTGAGCGCAACGCCAAAGCTCAGAAACAAATAATTGAAGATTTGTTAGATGTTTCATCCATCATTCGGGGTCAGGTTCGCTTGCAAGCCCATCCAACCCACCTTGTACAAGCGATCGAAGCAGCTATTGATACAGTGCATCCCACTGCCGACGCTAAAAAGATTCAAGTTTCATCCTATCTCGATCCCAAAGTTGGTTTGGTGTGGGGCGACCCCGACCGCTTAAAGCAAATCGTTTGGAATTTGCTCTCCAACGCTATTAAGTTCACGCCTGCTGGTGGAGAAGTTAAAGTTTGGTTAACAACTGCCAATTCCCAAGTCCAAATTAAGGTGAGCGATACTGGGATTGGTATCAGCCCTGACTTTTTGCCCTACGTGTTCGATCGCTTCCGCCAAGCCGAGGATACGACTACTGGGGCGCACAATGGATTGGGGCTAGGTCTGGCGATCGTCCGCCAGCTAGTGGAACTACATGGTGGTACTATTCAAGTAGAAAGTCCTGGATTGGGTCAGGGAGCAACGTTTACCGTGCAACTGCCAGCGCTCGCCAATAGTTCAGACGTGAGTTATTTAGAACAACAAGCTTGA
- a CDS encoding UPF0182 family protein, which translates to MNRIFKSVVFLLGLWLCFDLICHLTGEILWFDEVKYFREFWVRLATQLGLWTLAFFSSICFLLGNLTIASRLKYSHEKPGVIVSASSRFPSYPPDLKPPFSPSSTLPLRFLLPLVIILSVVVGSVVIFYSQRVLDFWEPNIKLPSAPLQLSPWLKQITQQLNIQQLSVPPVQLGLLLILTIAILWHSEFWLRAIAVFISLLLGFLLSAKWDKVLLSFHLVRFNRVDPLFHQDISFYVFSFPIWELLVSWLLGLLLFSLAAVALTYLCSGNSLSEGQFRGFSVSQRLHLNALSSLFMLGIALYDWLQRYKLLYSTRGVNYGASYTDVTVLLPIYTGLSLLAVAIAVYLMMRVVLLSKTTKTRFKPIPYPIHLIYALGLYVLVVAISGEILPSVIQRLVVQPNELIRERPYIERTISLTREGFNLNTIEARTFDPRGQLTTKDLQANNLTIRNIRLWDTRPLLQSNRELQQIRPYYKFPGADIDRYTLKREATTEKQQTIIAARELDYNDVPQQAQTWINRHLIYTHGYGFTLSPVNLVGPGGLPYYYVKDIGVDEAGDRGSLQISSESVRASLPVGEPRIYYGEITDTYVMTGTRTQELDYPSGNDNAYNIYDGRGGIGIGHMWQRILFAEYLKDWQMLLTNNFTPQTKLLFRRNIKKRVQAIAPFLRYDSDPYLVAANGGGTTSKGEGTYLYWILDGYTISDRYPYSDPGNNQFNYIRNSVKVVIDAYNGSVNFFVADPTDPIINAFKAIFPGLLKPLDAMPIALRNHIRYPVDLFNTQSEQLLTYHMIDPQVFYNREDLWQIPNEIYGSKPQQVEPYYLITALPQAESEEFILLLPFKPTQRANLIAWLAARSDGTEYGKLLLYEFPKQQLVYGTEQIEALINQDPVISQQISLWNRQGSRVIQGNLLVIPIEQSLLYVEPLYLEAEQNSLPTFVRVIVAYNNRIVMAETLEQALAAIFKPDRATTPAIVRPVE; encoded by the coding sequence ATGAATCGTATTTTTAAATCGGTTGTTTTTCTGTTGGGATTGTGGCTGTGTTTTGATTTAATATGCCATTTGACGGGAGAAATATTGTGGTTTGATGAGGTTAAATATTTTAGAGAATTTTGGGTGCGTTTGGCAACTCAACTCGGTTTATGGACGCTCGCTTTCTTCTCTTCAATTTGTTTTTTGCTTGGCAATTTAACTATAGCGTCTCGTCTAAAATACTCTCATGAAAAACCAGGGGTTATTGTCAGCGCTTCCTCCCGTTTCCCGTCTTATCCCCCAGATCTCAAGCCCCCTTTCTCTCCTTCCTCAACTCTCCCACTACGCTTTTTATTGCCACTAGTTATCATCTTGAGCGTGGTGGTAGGGTCGGTAGTGATTTTTTACAGTCAAAGAGTTTTAGATTTTTGGGAACCTAATATTAAATTGCCAAGTGCTCCCCTGCAATTATCACCTTGGTTAAAGCAAATAACTCAGCAATTGAATATCCAACAATTATCTGTTCCACCCGTACAGTTGGGATTGCTGCTGATTTTAACAATTGCAATTCTATGGCATAGCGAGTTTTGGTTAAGGGCTATTGCTGTATTTATCAGTTTATTATTAGGGTTTCTTTTGTCGGCAAAGTGGGACAAGGTTTTACTGTCTTTTCATCTCGTCCGTTTTAACCGCGTCGATCCCTTATTTCATCAAGATATTAGTTTTTACGTATTTTCATTTCCAATTTGGGAATTGTTAGTTTCTTGGCTTTTAGGGCTGTTGCTTTTTAGCTTAGCTGCGGTTGCTTTAACTTACCTATGTTCGGGAAATAGCCTCAGTGAAGGTCAGTTTCGCGGGTTTTCTGTGTCGCAACGACTTCACTTAAATGCTTTAAGTAGCTTGTTTATGTTGGGAATTGCTTTATATGACTGGTTGCAACGCTACAAGCTTTTGTATTCTACCCGTGGTGTCAATTATGGTGCGAGCTACACTGATGTTACAGTTCTGTTACCAATTTATACGGGATTAAGTCTTTTGGCAGTTGCGATCGCAGTTTATTTAATGATGCGAGTTGTCCTTTTGTCAAAGACAACAAAAACGCGCTTCAAACCTATTCCCTACCCAATCCATCTCATATATGCTTTAGGGCTGTATGTCCTTGTGGTGGCAATTTCTGGAGAAATCTTGCCATCAGTTATACAACGCCTGGTAGTTCAACCAAACGAGCTCATCCGGGAACGTCCTTATATCGAGCGTACTATCTCCCTGACGCGAGAAGGATTTAATTTAAACACTATAGAAGCAAGAACTTTCGATCCGCGAGGTCAACTCACGACCAAAGATTTGCAAGCAAACAACCTCACAATTCGCAATATTCGTCTTTGGGATACGCGTCCCCTTTTACAGAGTAACCGCGAGTTGCAACAAATCAGACCTTACTACAAGTTTCCCGGTGCTGATATTGACCGTTATACTCTCAAGCGAGAGGCGACAACTGAAAAGCAGCAGACGATTATAGCAGCGAGGGAACTAGACTACAATGATGTTCCCCAACAAGCACAAACTTGGATAAACAGACATCTGATTTATACTCATGGCTATGGTTTTACACTCAGCCCAGTAAACCTTGTTGGTCCGGGTGGATTACCTTATTACTACGTTAAAGACATTGGAGTTGATGAAGCTGGCGATCGAGGTTCGTTACAGATATCGAGTGAATCAGTGCGAGCTAGCCTTCCCGTAGGGGAACCGCGTATTTACTACGGTGAAATTACTGATACTTATGTGATGACTGGGACAAGAACTCAAGAGTTAGATTATCCCAGTGGCAATGATAATGCATACAACATTTATGATGGTCGTGGGGGTATTGGAATCGGTCATATGTGGCAGCGTATTCTATTTGCCGAGTATTTGAAAGATTGGCAGATGCTGCTAACGAATAACTTTACCCCCCAAACAAAGCTGTTGTTTCGCCGCAATATCAAAAAACGAGTACAAGCCATTGCTCCCTTTTTACGTTACGATAGCGACCCTTATCTAGTTGCTGCTAATGGGGGTGGAACAACGAGCAAAGGAGAAGGAACTTATCTTTACTGGATTCTGGATGGCTATACAATTAGCGATCGCTACCCTTATTCCGATCCTGGGAACAATCAATTCAATTACATTCGCAATTCTGTCAAAGTTGTTATTGATGCCTACAATGGTTCGGTTAACTTTTTTGTAGCTGACCCAACAGACCCAATAATTAACGCTTTCAAAGCCATCTTTCCTGGCTTGTTAAAACCCTTAGACGCAATGCCGATTGCTCTTCGCAATCACATCCGCTACCCTGTTGACTTGTTCAACACTCAATCAGAACAATTGCTGACTTATCACATGATCGATCCCCAGGTATTCTACAATCGAGAAGACCTGTGGCAAATTCCCAACGAGATTTACGGTAGCAAACCGCAACAGGTAGAACCTTACTATCTCATTACAGCGCTACCGCAAGCGGAATCAGAAGAATTTATCTTACTGCTACCCTTTAAACCCACACAACGCGCAAATTTAATTGCTTGGTTGGCTGCCCGTTCAGATGGAACGGAATACGGCAAGTTGCTGCTTTACGAATTTCCCAAGCAACAGTTGGTTTACGGAACCGAACAAATTGAAGCTTTGATCAATCAAGACCCCGTGATTTCCCAGCAAATTTCCCTGTGGAACCGTCAGGGCTCGAGGGTAATTCAAGGAAATTTACTGGTGATTCCTATTGAGCAATCTTTGCTTTACGTTGAGCCCCTCTATTTAGAGGCAGAACAAAACAGTTTGCCAACGTTTGTTAGGGTAATTGTCGCTTATAACAATCGAATTGTCATGGCAGAAACTTTGGAGCAAGCACTTGCTGCTATCTTTAAGCCAGATCGAGCTACAACACCTGCGATCGTGCGTCCTGTGGAGTAA
- a CDS encoding glutamyl-tRNA reductase, whose amino-acid sequence MHIAVVGLSHKTAPVEVREKLSIPEPQIESATGQLLSYPHIEEVAILSTCNRLEIYIVTQETEQGIREVTQFLSEHSKLLVSSLRQHLFVLLHQDAVMHLLRVAAGLDSLVLGEGQILAQVKNTHKLGQQYQSIKTILNRLFKQALTAGKRVRSETSIGTGAVSISSAAVELAYMKLDNLAACQVAILGAGKMSRLLVQHLLSKGTNRICVLNRSLERAEELAKQFPEESIKTCLLSEMTAVISECDLVFTSTSATEPILDRAKLEMVLEPNRSLMLIDISVPRNVHADVNEMTNVQAFNVDDLKAVVAQNQESRRRIAQEAEGLLEEESEAFDVWLRSLETVTTISCLRDKIETIREQELEKALSRLGSEFAEKHQEVIEALTRGIVNKILHDPMVQLRAQQDVEARRRCMQTLQMLFNLDVEELFS is encoded by the coding sequence ATGCATATCGCGGTAGTGGGGTTAAGCCATAAAACAGCCCCTGTTGAAGTGCGGGAAAAGTTGAGTATTCCAGAACCACAAATCGAAAGCGCAACAGGTCAGTTGCTAAGTTATCCCCATATTGAAGAAGTCGCAATACTAAGCACTTGTAATCGTCTGGAAATCTATATCGTTACCCAAGAAACAGAACAGGGTATTCGTGAGGTGACTCAATTTCTCTCAGAACATAGCAAATTGCTTGTATCTTCTTTACGCCAACATTTGTTTGTCTTGCTGCATCAAGATGCTGTGATGCATTTACTGCGTGTTGCTGCTGGATTGGATAGCCTCGTTCTTGGAGAAGGTCAAATTCTAGCTCAGGTGAAAAATACTCACAAACTCGGACAGCAATATCAAAGTATTAAAACAATTTTGAATCGGTTATTCAAACAAGCTCTGACCGCAGGTAAGCGAGTGCGTAGCGAAACTAGTATCGGTACGGGCGCAGTTTCTATTAGTTCGGCTGCTGTTGAACTGGCTTATATGAAATTGGACAATTTAGCAGCTTGTCAAGTAGCAATTCTTGGGGCTGGTAAAATGTCGCGGTTGCTAGTACAGCACTTACTTTCTAAAGGAACTAACAGAATTTGTGTTTTAAATCGATCTCTCGAACGTGCTGAGGAATTGGCAAAACAGTTCCCCGAAGAATCTATTAAAACTTGTTTGCTTTCGGAAATGACAGCAGTTATTTCTGAGTGCGATTTAGTGTTTACAAGTACATCAGCAACAGAACCGATTCTTGACCGTGCTAAGTTAGAAATGGTTTTAGAACCCAATCGTTCTTTGATGCTGATTGATATCTCTGTACCTCGCAATGTCCACGCGGATGTCAATGAAATGACAAATGTACAGGCGTTTAATGTGGATGATTTAAAGGCAGTTGTGGCACAAAACCAAGAAAGTCGTCGCAGAATCGCTCAAGAAGCAGAAGGCTTGTTGGAAGAAGAGTCAGAAGCTTTTGATGTTTGGTTGCGATCGCTTGAAACAGTGACCACTATCAGTTGTTTGCGTGACAAAATAGAGACTATTCGCGAACAAGAGTTAGAAAAAGCTTTGTCGCGATTGGGTTCAGAATTTGCTGAGAAACATCAAGAGGTCATTGAGGCTTTGACGCGAGGCATTGTTAATAAAATTTTACATGACCCAATGGTACAGTTACGAGCACAACAAGATGTTGAGGCAAGGCGTCGCTGTATGCAAACTTTGCAAATGCTGTTTAATTTAGATGTAGAAGAATTGTTTAGCTGA
- the grxC gene encoding glutaredoxin 3 gives MVNFINSVLGRHPESIKANVEIYTWLTCPYCIRAKLLLWWKGVNFTEYKIDGDETARAKMAERANGRRTVPQIFINNQHIGGCDDIYELDTKGQLDSLLAQPVTL, from the coding sequence ATGGTAAACTTTATTAACTCTGTGTTGGGTCGTCATCCAGAATCTATCAAAGCAAATGTAGAAATTTATACTTGGCTAACTTGCCCGTATTGTATCCGTGCCAAATTGCTTTTGTGGTGGAAGGGTGTAAATTTTACCGAGTACAAAATCGATGGGGATGAAACTGCTAGAGCGAAAATGGCAGAACGTGCTAACGGACGCCGCACGGTACCACAAATTTTTATTAACAACCAACATATTGGGGGTTGTGATGATATTTACGAATTGGATACAAAGGGTCAATTGGATTCTTTGCTCGCTCAACCCGTAACATTATAA
- a CDS encoding chemotaxis protein CheB codes for MPNAQCPIFKENHKAISHFPNVAYNIVAIAASRGGLKAIGKILSALPADFPAAIVVVQHLSSKFPSYMAQILANRTSLRVKQAEEGELLRPGTVYTCVPDKHLIVKPDATLSFAYGPKVHFVRPAADKLFISVAASFKSRAIAVVLTGKDSDGTLGVVAIKKYGGLVIAQDEVTCECFSMPKSAIDTGKVDWVLPLDAIADHLIKEIMTEKVAEQIQTTAC; via the coding sequence ATGCCCAATGCCCAATGCCCTATTTTCAAAGAAAATCATAAGGCGATCTCCCATTTTCCCAATGTTGCATATAACATAGTCGCAATAGCGGCTTCCAGAGGCGGGCTAAAAGCGATCGGCAAAATTTTGTCAGCATTGCCAGCTGATTTTCCGGCAGCAATTGTCGTGGTACAGCATTTGTCTTCCAAGTTCCCCAGCTATATGGCACAAATCCTGGCTAACCGCACGTCTTTGCGTGTAAAGCAGGCAGAGGAGGGGGAACTTTTACGCCCAGGAACAGTCTATACTTGTGTTCCTGACAAACATTTGATAGTTAAGCCAGACGCTACGCTGTCTTTTGCATATGGGCCAAAGGTACACTTTGTCCGCCCTGCAGCTGATAAACTGTTTATCTCAGTTGCAGCTAGTTTTAAAAGTCGTGCGATCGCAGTCGTTCTCACAGGCAAAGACAGCGATGGCACTTTAGGCGTGGTAGCTATAAAAAAATATGGCGGTCTAGTCATCGCTCAGGATGAGGTAACCTGCGAGTGTTTCAGTATGCCCAAATCTGCTATTGATACTGGCAAAGTTGATTGGGTTCTTCCTCTAGACGCGATCGCTGACCACTTAATCAAGGAAATTATGACAGAAAAAGTGGCAGAACAAATTCAGACTACGGCTTGTTAA